The proteins below are encoded in one region of Scyliorhinus torazame isolate Kashiwa2021f chromosome 8, sScyTor2.1, whole genome shotgun sequence:
- the LOC140428027 gene encoding transmembrane gamma-carboxyglutamic acid protein 1-like: protein MSTVSLCPGCCPVTPDRSLFLTQGEASSVLRRVRRRNTLLEELRRDNLERECREEVCTYEEAREVFENDERTNEFWTNYIKGQNENQENSSGVNMESVYLVAPLIAGLLMIVIILFVIWRCQVRKANHRQNAYAQSRQQANQPARNVSVVVFGCNEHPVSPFDRLHTQQPEAMTAHISNGNGLPVGTSVHNTDLPPTYDEAMRQVSDTRIDNGTHTEDPPIYEEIVTPTNAANNATEVARNVRRTEV, encoded by the exons TGTTCCTGACACAAGGTGAAGCCAGCTCTGTTCTGAGAAGAGTTCGAAGAAGAAATACCCTCTTGGAAGAACTACGACGCGATAACCTAGAACGTGAATGCCGAGAGGAAGTGTGTACTTATGAAGAAGCTAGAGAAGTTTTTGAAAATGATGAAAGGACT AATGAATTCTGGACAAACTACATAAAAGGACAAAATGAGAATCAAGAAAATAGCTCTGGTGTCAATATGGAATCTGTTTATCTTGTTGCACCTCTAATAGCAGGACTTCTTATGATTGTTATTATACTCTTTGTTATCTGGAGGTGCCAGGTGAGAAAGGCAAATCACAGGCAGAATGCTTATGCCCAGTCACGGCAGCAGGCAAATCAGCCTGCCAGAAATGTATCAGTGGTTGTGTTCGGTTGCAACGAGCACCCTGTCAGTCCATTTGATAGGTTGCATACACAGCAACCAGAGGCTATGACTGCTCATATTTCAAATGGAAATGGGCTCCCTGTAGGAACATCTGTACACAATACAGATCTACCTCCAACCTATGATGAGGCTATGAGGCAGGTCAGTGATACAAGAATTGATAATGGCACACACACTGAGGATCCTCCAATCTATGAAGAAATTGTGACCCCCACAAATGCAGCTAACAATGCCACTGAGGTTGCCAGGAATGTTAGACGAACAGAAGTTTAA